Sequence from the Bufo bufo chromosome 10, aBufBuf1.1, whole genome shotgun sequence genome:
ctgtctgtgtgggtgcgtcctgggctctgtctgtgtgggtgcctcctgggctctgtctgtgtgggtgcctcctgggctctgtctgtgtgggtgcgtcctgggctctgtctgtgtgggtgcgtcctgggctctgtctgtgtgggtgcgtcctgggctctgtctgtgtgggtgcctcctgggctctgtctgtgtgggtgcctcctgggctctgtctgtgtgggtgctgttgttctgggatccgctccacagttttctctcagccctggccacagcatgcttgctgttagTTCCTgctgcacttccttaagggccagcatgcgtcacttcctgggctttgtggcttaggtcatgtgacctagcTGACCTATCCTAGCTCTCCtgtgcatatataagtggctcagcccccttcccagatgcctcagtgtcaaggtccctaAGGCTCCTGATAACCACTTGTCTTCCTGACTCGTATTTGTGTTATTGGATTTTGCTacccgtctgatccctgcctgcctgccttgactctcctgttgctgatccggatttcctgacctgtacctgtgccgcctgccctgacctttcgcctgtctgactacgcctctgccttatCCTTcattcctgcactgttgctcctggtaatgactcCACCTGCCTGACTAcgcctgtacttctggtacctttccctggtacctcctggtccgcctggaccagctgccttgtgtgcctatcctcctcaagaggtagcgacctggtgttcccctcgggaaagtctatccccaccatcaggggtactgtgaagaatcgaggggttcacttagacaatgcccttataggaggtaggacacgtggcacagtgggttcacacccgctggttcgtgacatccAGAAGTTAATGTTAGAAAGGGTTAACTCTCCTTTGGCTGACTACACTGGACATTAAAAGAGAATTAGAGGAATGCAGAATCCGATCTCCAGTTAATCAGATTAACGCTGGAAATAATTAATTGAAGATGTTTGTGCTGTGACAGAAAACATGAGAATTGCTGGACAGTCAGTGAGACAGCAGCCGTCCAGACACTGGAGGACAACTCGCTGGGTCGCTTTACTCCTAGAGAGGGgtcctaattagagatgagcgaatcaaagttggctGGAAAATCCCGAAGTTGAATTTCCTTTGTGTTAAGGAATCGTATTTTTTCTAAaattgctgctgcacatgttagaacaaggaaataagaagcctgggaacgagGGAGCACCCAttatgccatgcagacagccaatcagcagctatccagcccctgtgatgtcacagccctataaaaattcTCCTCCTGCCCCATCTCTGCCATTTCCCAGTGAatttagtgcagggaaagacgttAAAGGTCCTAGGGACCGTGAtcagaaaaaactttatttacaaaATATTACTATTGAGTAGTTCAGGGACACCTAAGAGAAACTGTagagatataatagggaggctttatctacagtatagggagagtgtagggacagcttagagataatgtagagatataatagggaggctttatccacagtatagggagagtgtagggacagcttagagatagtgtagagatataatagggaggctttatctacagtatagggagagtgtagggacagcttagagatagtgtagggatataatagggaggctttatccacactattgggaagagagcagggacagcttagagatagtgtagagatataatagggaggctttatccacagtatagggagagtgtagggacagcttagagatagtgtagagatataatagggaggctttatccacagtatagggagagtgtagggacagcttagagatagtgtagagatataatagggaggctttatccacagtatagggagagtgcagggacagcttagagatagtgtagggatataatagggaggctttatccacagtatagggagagtgtagggatataataggaaggctttatccacagtatagggagagtgtagggacagcttagagatagtgtagagaTATAATAGGGAAGCtttatccacagtatagggagagtgtagggatataataggaaggctttatccacagtatagggagagtgtagggatataataggaaggctttatccacagtatagggagagtgtagggacagcttagagatagtgtagagatataatagggaggctttatccacactatagggagagtgcagggacagcttagagatagtgtagagatataatagggaggctttatccacactatagggagagtgcagggacagcttagagatagtgtagagatataatagggaggctttatccacactatagggagagtgcagggacagcttagagatagtgtagggatataatagagaGCCATTATCCACACTATTGGGAAGAGTGCCGGgaccagcttagagatagtgtagagatataataggaaggctttatccacactattggGAAGAGAGCAAGGAcaccttagagatagtgtagggatataatagggaggctttatccacactattggGAAGAGAGCAAGGAcaccttagagatagtgtagggatataatagggatgctttatccacagtatagggtatatacagtataaccctaacccagctccatcagcagcaactagaggagggggggtaggagcagcaccagctccatcagcagcaactagaGGAGGGggtaggagcagcaccagctccatcagcagcaactagaGGAGGGggtaggagcagcaccagctccatcagcagcaactagaGGAGGGggtaggagcagcaccagctccatcagcagcaacttaagtctgaaGTCTCTAATGAGCctttttcttcacctgcctactgaagaaaccacccaccagcagcagcagcagcaagtcatggagcagaacctgaaccagcaggtggtggcatacttgggctgcaccctgccaccccacattcaagatcccctggactacttggcagccaaacttgatttgtggccgcagcTGGCTAAGTTTGCCCTGGATAAGCTGTCCTGCctgaccagtagtgtggcatcagagcggatgtttagtgcagtggggggcatagttacccctagGAGAACTcacctttccacccaaaatgtctAGAGACTGACCGTTGTAAAgataaatcaggcatggatcagccagggttTTCACATGCCAATGCacaatgcatcagactagatcattctgggtgccacacccaaactttgtgcaaaaagaccagtttcttctggccacctgcttcagccactTTTCTGATGCTGCAACAcacctgctgctactgccacactcaccactctgtgattgaccactatgttgactcctcatgcggtttccactatcaccactctgtgactgaccactatgttgactcctcatatggtcgccacctcaccactctgtgactgggccattgtgttgactcctcatgcatttgccaccctcaccactatgTGACTGACCACtaggttgactcctcatgcggttcctaccctccccactctgtgactgggccactgtgttgactgctcatgctgttaccacctaaCCCCTCTGTGACAGACCACTAGGTTGACTtctcatgcggttgcctctgaggACACCACTATGTTGACTGCTCATGCTGTTGCCTCTGAGGACACCACTATGTTGACTGCTCATGCGGTTGCCTCCTCCTTACTCTGTGACTGATCACTATGTTGacacctcatgcggttgccactatCACtgctctgtgactgaccactatgttgactcctcatgcggttgccacctcaccCCTCTGTGattgaccactatgttgactcctcatgcggttgccacctcaccCCTCTGTGATTGACCACTATATTGACTCCTCATGtgtttgccaccctcaccactctgtgacagaCCACTAGGTTGACTtctcatgcggttgcctctgaggACACCACTATGTTGACTGCTCATGCGGTTGCCTCCTCCTTACTCTGTGACTGATCACTATGTTGacacctcatgcggttgccactatCACtgctctgtgactgaccactatgttgactcctcatgcggttgccacctcaccCCTCTGTGattgaccactatgttgactcctcatgcggttgccacctcaccCCTCTGTGattgaccactatgttgactcctcatgcatttgccactctcaccactctgtgactgaccactaggttgactcctcatgcggttgactCTGaggactgaccactatgttgactcctcaagctgttgccacctcaccactttgtgactgggtcactattgtccctgtttggccttgttgacatcaccatttattttacccttcttctgatctctcagaaggacggaaaaatgagaaatacaacagatcctgtctttggagcatctgtaaggcctctatcacacggtcctTATTTTTCATTAGGGTATacccatgatttggaagccaaaagcaggagtgggtacaaaacacagaagacatgtaaatattccaatcacgtgtcatctctgctttggatccattcctggtttttttttttggccatagcaatactgatggattactgaccaaatgctgaccgagtgaaggcggatgctcaacagacaggatccgttttttgggatcagaagaagggaaaaataaactgacatcaacacagacttactgctgacccctctcccatctgtcggggggctctacttgtataaacgtttaatagaacaggttctgtagacatctatgtggaacccgctgacgacggtgtaagaggaatgcgctctttcactctatagtaggatcttgggcctctgcacggttctttatacctggcgctaacattgacctgtgaggcctaaccctaaccctgagctcacacttgagttatttggtcagttttgaccccgtaactgaccaaataagtgcagtgtgcagtgattctaagagcgaggcctgtcatctgcatgtcatacggactcagggtaactgtttcactaccacaacgGACTCCCTATTCatatttctgcaatgcacagtgttctacatcactatacaggctctctgcagccaggaaacagCTGATTTTTTACGCGATAcatcacaaataaattcagatcgaatcaaattgtttttaaaaatttgctcatctctagtcccaaTCAAAGGACCCCCATAGAGGATGTCAGAATGCCCTGCTCATCTGCTCAGGATCACAGGTGACATAGAAATGATTTGCCCCATTTGCGGGCGCCGGGCTCAGTGTGACCCGCCGGTGGATCTGCTATCTCTCTGCTGCTGCAATGCATATCAAGCAGAATCAAAAGCTTCCTGCAAAAATTACAATCACCGCCTTCCTAATGCCTGCGGTTAGGGCAGCTGCTGGAAAATACCTTTCATTCTGCTCTAATAACAGGACCCGGCTCCAGTTTATTTCAATCAGATTCTATTTAATGGTTGACGTCTTGTAAAAGGAAGGGGTTCCCCTTTACAGCTTTATAAATAGAGCAGAAGGAAAGCACCAATTACTTTCCATATGGTTCATCCGGATGCAACGCCTGATCTTTGTACCTCAAGCAGGGCAGATTATTAACCCTACAGCTCCAAGGACACCAGCGGCCAAGATTCAGCATCCCTGCAGTGATTTCCTCCGATTGATCCATTGCCGAACATTTGCATGGCTCAATTATACCTCAATAAATGTGATACAAATGTATTCTAAAGACTATTACAAAGGATTGTGGATGTTAATAAGTTTGGGCAGACTCAACTCCTAATGGACAGCAATATAAAGGAGCCTATTCACCAAGATCAGACTATGGCTGCCCCTCTGAGCACGGATTGAGGGTCTAGTGTCACAGCCCAGCCACATGTCCTGTACTCCTGAGATTACTTCTCCAGTCCCAAATACTCTATGCATTAACATGGCTCTTCCAACCAAGAGTTAAATAAAGGACATCCACAGTTTTGTGGAAATTGCTGCTCATCAATTTTTAAAAAGCATGTCCAGCCATTAAAGTGAaagtgacaataaaaaaaaagtgagtcACTTCTTGTAGGTATCCCCAGCTATATACCCTATTAAAGAGCATTCACTGCAGTATGTAAATATACTTcccatattatactccagagctgcactcactattctgctggtgcagtcactgtgtacatacattacttatcctgtactgatcctgagttacatcctgttttatactccagagctgcactcactgttctgctggtgcagtcactgtgtacatacattacttgtcctgagttacatcatgtattatactccagagctgcactcactattctgctggtgcagtcactgtgtacatacatcacttatcctgtactgatcctgagttacattctgtattatactccagagctgcactcactattctgctggtgcagtcactgtgtacatacattacttgtcctgagttacatcatgtattatactccagagctgcactcactattctgctggtgcagtcactgtgtacatacattacttatcctgtactgatcctgagttacattctgtattatactccagagctgcactcactattctgctggtggagtcactgtgtacatacattacttatcctgtactgatcctgaggatGCTGAGTTGCTGgctttatactccagagctgcactcactattctgctgatgtacTCCAGAGGTGTGGCTACAATCCACAGTCTTCAGAGCTGTAATTACATAACATGCCCTGCTTGTTCAGTATCTGCACAGTGTATAGCTTCGCTCTTTGATAGGTGTCTGACAACAAAATTACATTTTGAAAAGGTGCATTCGAATGTAATAACAGAGACATTTCATCATAGATGgggtgtaacgttacattaccctacttcgtgagatttccctacctcttaacttccggtcgcaccggaaatgacgtgaggaggcgtgcTGGATGTTCTGGATGTGCTggagatcggatggatgttctgtagttagccgcgcttgcgcactgggccgtaatttttccctaTCGTAAGGCTGGTGATGCTCTCCGGCggatgcgcagtgtcccggtgtccagctgaactccgctgtgagatttccctaaaccgtcgttttgcgcatgcgcagatcggcatAACTCCGGCACGCCTCCTGACGTCATTTctggtgcgaccggaagttacgaggtagggaaatctcacgaagtagggtaatgtaacgttacaccggcATCGCTGGTCGTGGAGCTGATACCGTGTTTTAATGACTTCATCTTTCCCCTTGTCACGCGGTCCCCACCGAACCTGTCAATCACGGTTAATTGCTCCATGTTTTCTCCAGTCTCACAAGTCTTCCTCTTTAGTATAACATTCGATGCCATCCTGTCCTTCAAATCACATATCCAAGTCCTTACTACCTCCTGCAACTGAAAACATCTCTCATATCCACATACTCTCATCATCTCCTGCCTGGACTACTGCATTATCCTCctctgcggcctcccatctaaccCTCTTGTGCCCCTCCGATCCATCCATTGCACCTTGCCCCTGTTTCTTCTCTGGCTCCTCATTGCCCTGCCACTAACAGGGACCTGCTCTCCCGATACCTCCCCGGCCacctcctcacaggacctcctcctctgttcCTCGCACATTCATCTACAAGGCTTCTCATGTgcacccccatactctggaactcgctaaccCAGCACATccgactctcccccaacatccaaacctgaaaacccacccaaTAAGGTCCCAGACAGCCAGACGAGCCGCCTCTACCCTCGCCTACGGTCTCCTTCCCCTGTAAGCTCTGGCAGCAGGGTCCTCTGCCCCTTTGTATCCGTCTGGTAAGCACTCCTTGTACTTGTATTCTATTAGGTATGTCAACCCCTGGAGTAACAGTAGTGAGCAGGCCCTGGTCTCACCAGTCATCAGGGGTTTATAGCAggaaatagtttattagaaaataTTTCATGTAAACAAATAATACATTCAAATTGATAACAATTCATCGAAGTGCAATACAGTCCAAAAAAAGCTGCAGCCTAGGCGCCATCACTGCCGAGGTCTCTGCGCCAATGTGATCACATGAACCTGCAAGGTAAAAATAGGAGTGGGGTGTACGAGCCCGCGTACAGAAATTCAAGTTTTaacacaaaagtattttttatcTCTAACTCCAAACCAACTGGTTCCGATCGGACAAGGAGCACGTGACGAGGAGGCACAAAGTCGCTGACTGCCGATAAGTCCTTGCACAACACGTCCCAGTGTCCAGATGCCACGTTCCAGAGCCGTTTATTAAGGCAGAAATTAGAAATGAAAATCTGAGTTCTAGATTGGTTTTAATCTATCACTTTCTACATCTCCATTCCAAAGAAAGTCAAGTATTTCCTCCAGGCATCCAGCGGCCTCTTCAGAGGACGGATAAGTCGTGGCAGGATTTGGATTTCTGTTTGAAGGCcatctttttgttatttttggctACAATCCTCCCCAGGAATCTCTTGGCTTTCTTGCCTATGCTCTCCCTCCTCTTGCTGCTGGCCATTCTCCTGGCGTTGTCCTCTTTGCTGTCTTTGCGGAGCCTGATCTGACGCACAATGCCCTCGAAAAGGTCTTTGACATTGTGGTGGAGGGAAGCCGAGGTCTCGATGAACTTGCAATCGAATACCACAGCACAGGCGCGACCCTCTGTAAGAATATGGGAAGAGTGTTATAAGGAAAAAGGAGCCCCCGACCAAAGCTGCCCTTACACATGGCCTCCTCCTATCCTGCACCACTTATGAGAAAGCCCTTGGGCACAAGaaaataacccttccaatgaatgcAATCAACCACACAGACACACTGGCATCTGTAGAGTCGGCCATACACCCCTCATACACCCCTCAGCATGCATGTCTTCTGAAAGGGGAGAGGGGGGAAAGCTGCAAGACGAAGAGTCGACCCCGAAACTGCAACTCCTACTGAAGCTGCAGTCCCCTGCACCACAGCTACTAAGTAGacaaccagtgcagagcttgcaggAATGCCACGGCTCCCACTGCTGACTGGTGACTCTCCCACCGATCTGGTCATCTCTGCTCACCTTCCACAGACACCTCCCGTGACCGCACCAGATCGCTCTTATTTCCCACTAGGATGATGGGGATATCCTCGGACTGGCGAGCTCTGCGCAGCTGGATCCGGAGCTCAGACGCTTTCTCGAAGCTGGCTTTGTCTGTCACTGAGTACACGATGACATAAGCGTCTCCCATTTTCATGCACTGATTGTGCAGCCAGTGGTTGTCATCCTAGAAGCAGAAATGCCACATGGTAATTATCACACGTCAGTCACTTAGGGGGAaattgtttatgcaaatgaggaaaGTGGCTCCGTGAGCAGAAAGCACATTGTCTCTGGGGGGTTAATTAGCTGATCATCTCCTCAAATAACAGGTGCACCCCCTGCTGGACGTCATGCACTTAACACATCAGCAAATATTGACATTCAACCTCAGAAACCTCCATATGTAGGGATACAATGTCCAGGAGCAAATGAATGAACTTTACTCAAAGTCcattttatatactttatatacttTATATCTACATAAAATCTCCATAAACTGTGCAGCCACCTCGTAAATTCATGACATTActgattatactccagagctgcattcacaattaccCTACTGTCAGCAACCTTGTGGACCCCCTAAGAACCTATTGGGCTCCTATAATGCGGGGGTCGTTTCATTCCTACATCATATTACTGTACAGAGAATGCAAGCTgtgtgcagacactgaacaagcaggggATTCTGCCAGGAGAATTCTGATTACAGCTCTGCAGTACAATACAGACAGCACTAGATAAATATTGTAATGTATTTACAATGGGACTTTGTATGTTTAATATTGGGGTTTATAACGTACCTGCTCCCAAATATCGAAGACTAACAGACTGGCTTCCTCTCCGTCCACCACAATCGATCTGTCATATGTATTTCCTGGAAAAAGGAAAGAAATGTGATTAGTGAGTTGTCTGCAGCATAACCATCCACAATGTGGGTTGTAGTCATGCACTACAGGGTTAAACTGTCACATTAGGTGACAAGCAGCTCAGCTTTCCAAGAATAACTGGAGTCAGGAAGGAGGGAGTCATCTGGTCAGGATGGGAGATTGCACTGAATTAATATGATACGGGTCAGGGAGTGCACAGTACTGACAGCTACAGCAGTCCCCGAGCTGTCAGCGCCATCCCGGACACTGGGCGCATGTACAGCAGGATCGATCCCGATAACGTCCGAAGGAGCCACAAACCCTGTGGTGGTCTACACATCGAGAGTGGAAGCAGGGCTACACATTATATGGCCACTGAGGCTGGCACCGTCACCGGTAACTGTGGCTGTCAGTAATATGGCCACTGAGGCTGGCACCGTCACCGGTAACTGTGGCTGTCACCAATATGGCCACTGAGGCTCGCACCGTCACCGGTAACTGTGGCTGTCAGCGGTAACTGTGGCTGTCAGTAATATGGCCACTGAGGCTGGCACCGTCACCAGTAACTGTGGCTGTCACCAATATGGCCACTGAGGCTGGCACCGTCACCGGTAACTGTGGCTGTCACCAATATGGCCAACTGAGGCTGGCACTGTCACCGGTAACTGTGGCTGTCACCAATATGG
This genomic interval carries:
- the RRAD gene encoding GTP-binding protein RAD, producing MTLNRSDRIKSLEKRRGSMPFAVHQQLHRRSMPVDDKELHGSTKASELAKLMRCPSYNPTDEPQESWNSDSSDSVISSGSDSEDQLFKVILLGEHGVGKSSLARIFGGVEDLQDVEEAGNTYDRSIVVDGEEASLLVFDIWEQDDNHWLHNQCMKMGDAYVIVYSVTDKASFEKASELRIQLRRARQSEDIPIILVGNKSDLVRSREVSVEEGRACAVVFDCKFIETSASLHHNVKDLFEGIVRQIRLRKDSKEDNARRMASSKRRESIGKKAKRFLGRIVAKNNKKMAFKQKSKSCHDLSVL